TCCCGCGTGCCCGGAGGCGAACATCAGCTTGGAGGCCATGTCGAGCGTCAACTCGCGCACGCGCGCAGGTCCGTGTTCTTCGAGGTACTCAATGGGAAGCGTTGCGGTGAGCAAGCTCGCAATCGTCTCCTTGGGGGCAGGCCGCCATGGAATGCGGGCCTGATACTCGAGTTGGTATCCATTCCGACTGTTGTCGCTCCCGGTGAATAGTAAGCCCCTCTCAAAACCTCGCTTTTCAATCTCCCTTCGATACGGGGCTTCATAATCATCAGGAAAGGACCATCGCTTCGTCGCTTGGAGAATGCGGTGCACCCAGCTCCATCGCTCCGCGGTCAAGCGGGAGCCTTCATCATGGGACAAATGAACGTAGTTGATGGTCTTGGGCCCCTGTCCTACCGCGCGTATATAGCTGTCGATGGCGTGGCTCACCCCCGAAGCGAGTTCAGGGTGGTCGTGCGGCATGTAGAACGCGATGCGGATGACTTCGCGTGCGAGCAGCTCTCGTGGCGGACGTGGGGGCTCCCCGTCGTAGAACTTCCAACGGTCCGAAGTCGTGCCACG
Above is a window of Cystobacter fuscus DNA encoding:
- a CDS encoding type VI immunity family protein: MTSHYPRLRLRGTTSDRWKFYDGEPPRPPRELLAREVIRIAFYMPHDHPELASGVSHAIDSYIRAVGQGPKTINYVHLSHDEGSRLTAERWSWVHRILQATKRWSFPDDYEAPYRREIEKRGFERGLLFTGSDNSRNGYQLEYQARIPWRPAPKETIASLLTATLPIEYLEEHGPARVRELTLDMASKLMFASGHAGLALHLYQNLRVKDVGFRAEVMRHPGIDLRPAWFHEQWVGLRVDGVHWLNFLGPPVLTQLGGATALRSRLHSPGTTLVELTEDRVVVSLGERPEAGDLTTGETLPAYREFARVMEPWFEPLFLPRTTASVDPPRYTTLRVTEDEARRWWRRFLD